Proteins co-encoded in one Arthrobacter globiformis genomic window:
- a CDS encoding TrmH family RNA methyltransferase, giving the protein MTFHYLESAADPRVADYTQLTDVHLRKLREPAEGMYIAESSRVLRRALAAGHRPRSFFLAEKWLPDLADIFEQYPDVPAYIGSAGLLEEITGFHLHRGAMAAMHRPAPVPLPELLAGARRVAVLEDIVDHTNVGAIFRSAAALDVDAVLVSPRCGDPLYRRSVRVSMGTVFQVPWARLDSWPQDLTLLKEQGFTVAAMELTDDAVDLDELAARNPERLALVLGTEGAGMSADTLAAVDLAVKIPMRAGVDSLNVAAASAVAFWELRPRA; this is encoded by the coding sequence GTGACTTTCCACTATCTCGAGTCTGCCGCGGATCCGCGCGTCGCCGACTACACCCAGCTGACGGACGTGCACCTCCGGAAACTCCGCGAACCCGCCGAGGGCATGTACATCGCCGAATCCTCCCGGGTACTCCGGCGCGCCCTCGCAGCCGGGCACCGGCCGCGGTCCTTTTTCCTCGCCGAGAAATGGCTTCCGGACCTTGCGGACATCTTCGAGCAGTACCCTGACGTTCCCGCGTACATCGGCAGCGCCGGCCTCCTGGAGGAAATCACCGGGTTCCACCTGCACCGCGGGGCCATGGCAGCCATGCACCGCCCGGCGCCGGTCCCGCTGCCGGAACTGCTGGCAGGCGCCCGGCGCGTGGCAGTCCTCGAGGACATCGTGGACCACACCAACGTGGGGGCAATCTTCCGGTCGGCTGCGGCGCTCGACGTCGACGCCGTCCTGGTCTCACCCCGCTGTGGCGATCCGCTGTACCGCCGCAGCGTCCGCGTCAGCATGGGCACCGTCTTCCAGGTGCCGTGGGCCAGGCTGGACAGCTGGCCGCAGGACCTGACCCTCCTCAAGGAGCAGGGGTTCACGGTGGCAGCCATGGAGCTCACCGACGACGCCGTGGACCTGGACGAGCTGGCAGCAAGAAACCCCGAGCGGCTCGCCCTGGTGCTGGGTACGGAAGGTGCCGGCATGAGCGCGGACACGCTTGCCGCCGTCGACCTCGCCGTCAAGATCCCGATGCGCGCGGGCGTGGACTCACTCAACGTGGCGGCGGCGTCCGCCGTCGCATTCTGGGAGCTGCGGCCGCGGGCCTGA
- a CDS encoding lipoate--protein ligase family protein — MTATPISARGEAAAGLHGEYKVPGGKLVVVDLDVEDGVLADVSVSGDFFLEPDEALLAINGALGGLPESSTAADIAAAVEASLPEDAVLFGFSADAVAIAVRRALAKATAWTDHHWNIIVPSVLPTHLNVALDEVLTEEVGAGRRNPTIRFWDWEEPSVVIGSFQSYRNEVHPEGVSRHGITVVRRISGGGAMFMEAGNCITYSLYLPQTLVDGISFADSYAFLDAWVMAALKKLGIDAFYVPLNDIATGQGKIGGAAQKRLANGGMLHHVTMSYDIDADKMVDVLRIGKEKLSDKGTTSAKKRVDPLRRQTGLARAEIVAAMMEVFTERYGATPSEITALELETARERVASKFGTDAWLHRVP, encoded by the coding sequence ATGACTGCCACGCCAATATCTGCAAGGGGAGAAGCGGCCGCGGGGCTGCACGGTGAGTACAAGGTCCCGGGCGGCAAGCTCGTGGTGGTGGACCTCGATGTCGAGGACGGCGTCTTGGCGGACGTTTCCGTCAGCGGCGACTTCTTCCTCGAACCTGATGAGGCCCTCCTGGCCATCAACGGCGCCTTGGGAGGCCTGCCGGAAAGTTCGACGGCGGCCGACATCGCCGCCGCTGTGGAGGCTTCACTCCCGGAGGACGCGGTGCTGTTCGGGTTCTCGGCCGACGCCGTGGCCATCGCCGTCCGCAGGGCGCTGGCCAAGGCCACCGCATGGACGGACCATCACTGGAACATCATCGTACCCAGCGTGCTGCCCACCCACCTCAATGTGGCGCTGGACGAGGTGCTCACCGAGGAGGTCGGCGCCGGCCGCCGCAACCCCACCATTCGCTTCTGGGACTGGGAGGAACCGTCGGTGGTGATCGGCAGCTTCCAGTCCTACCGCAATGAGGTACATCCCGAGGGCGTGTCCCGGCACGGCATTACCGTGGTCCGGCGCATCAGCGGCGGAGGAGCGATGTTCATGGAGGCGGGCAACTGCATCACGTACTCGCTCTACCTGCCGCAGACCCTCGTGGACGGCATCAGCTTCGCCGACTCCTACGCGTTCCTCGACGCGTGGGTCATGGCCGCCCTGAAGAAGCTCGGCATCGACGCCTTCTACGTCCCGCTCAACGACATCGCCACCGGCCAGGGCAAGATCGGCGGGGCGGCCCAGAAGCGGCTGGCCAACGGCGGCATGCTCCACCATGTGACCATGAGCTACGACATCGACGCCGACAAGATGGTGGACGTGCTCCGCATCGGCAAGGAAAAGCTCTCGGACAAGGGAACCACCAGCGCCAAGAAACGCGTGGACCCGCTGCGCCGCCAGACAGGCCTGGCCCGGGCCGAGATCGTGGCGGCCATGATGGAAGTGTTCACCGAACGCTACGGGGCCACTCCGTCGGAGATCACGGCGCTGGAACTGGAAACCGCCCGTGAACGTGTCGCATCAAAGTTCGGCACGGACGCGTGGCTGCACCGGGTGCCTTAA
- a CDS encoding type B 50S ribosomal protein L31 → MKSDIHPKYEAVVFNDLASGTKFLTRSTVSSSKTIEWEDGNTYPVIDVEISSESHPFYTGKQRIMDSAGRVERFNARFKGFGGKK, encoded by the coding sequence ATGAAGTCTGATATCCACCCGAAGTACGAAGCTGTTGTTTTCAACGACCTGGCCTCCGGCACGAAGTTCCTGACCCGCTCCACCGTGTCTTCCTCGAAGACCATCGAGTGGGAAGACGGCAACACCTACCCGGTCATCGACGTCGAAATCTCCTCCGAGTCCCACCCGTTCTACACGGGCAAGCAGCGCATCATGGACTCCGCTGGCCGCGTCGAGCGCTTCAACGCTCGCTTCAAGGGCTTCGGCGGCAAGAAGTAA
- the pepN gene encoding aminopeptidase N translates to MPNQNLQRSEAAERSALITTHSYDVSLDVRSARDPEAAGYTSRSTIAFSAAKPGASTFLDFIAGDVRSVVLNGVELPVPDVVDGARIRLDNLQAENKVTVTGTALYSSSGEGMHRFFDPADGQCYLYTQYEPADARRVFANFEQPDLKARFTFSVTAPAGWEVASNGAEAARLPLAEDSAAARWDFAPTLPMSTYITSVLAGPYFKAEDHWSRTDDGGTRLDVPLALYCRASMAPSFDAAELFRLTKQGLEFFNQLFDYPYPWGKYDQAFVPEYNLGAMENPGLVTFTENYVFTSRAADSQYQGRANTLLHEMAHMWFGDLVTMHWWDDLWLKESFADYMGTLGVDRATDWDTAWVNFANNRKAWAYVQDQLPTTHPIVADIPDLEAAKQNFDGITYAKGASVLKQLVAYVGFDAFIAGSRQYFRDHEYGNTTLADLLGALAGSSGRDLTTWARQWLRTSGISTLSAELETAETADRTAILERVTLLQDAPDPVTGQQEPRPHRLRIGLYNFDAAGMLVRTDSVETDLAGGAEQITALSGKARPALLLVNDEDLSYAKVRLDPVSEATVRASLDRISDPMARALCWSALWNSARDGIVPASQYVDAVLRFASAESGIGVLVNILGNATMALEQYVPATEREGLRKSFAEGAARELYAAEPGSDQQLSWARTLATVSRTEGSQAALLRGLLDGSERVPGLAVDAELRWSLWHALAARGLATDQELDAELARDTTASGRAGHATALAARPEAAVKAAAWEAAVRGTGLSNQLLSATIAGFNTASEELLDPFVEPYFECLQKVWAERSIEIASRIVRGLYPGVRDLGPAGNPEDHPVLARTDHWLSEHADAPRALRRIIIEQRSHLHRSLAAQALSAGC, encoded by the coding sequence GTGCCGAACCAGAATCTCCAGCGCAGCGAAGCGGCAGAGCGGTCCGCCCTGATCACCACCCACAGCTACGACGTCTCGCTCGACGTCCGCAGCGCACGGGATCCCGAGGCCGCGGGGTACACCAGCCGCAGCACCATCGCCTTCTCGGCAGCGAAGCCGGGAGCATCCACCTTCCTGGACTTCATCGCCGGGGACGTGCGCAGCGTGGTCCTCAACGGCGTCGAGCTGCCCGTCCCTGACGTGGTGGACGGCGCACGGATCCGGTTGGACAACCTGCAGGCCGAGAACAAGGTGACGGTCACCGGAACTGCCCTCTACAGCAGCTCGGGCGAGGGCATGCACCGGTTCTTCGACCCGGCCGACGGCCAGTGCTACCTCTACACCCAGTACGAGCCGGCCGATGCCCGCCGGGTCTTCGCGAACTTCGAACAGCCCGACCTCAAGGCCCGGTTCACCTTCTCCGTCACCGCCCCGGCCGGCTGGGAGGTGGCCTCCAACGGCGCCGAGGCAGCGCGCCTTCCTTTGGCGGAGGACTCCGCCGCGGCCCGCTGGGACTTCGCTCCCACCCTGCCCATGTCCACCTACATCACCTCGGTGCTGGCCGGGCCCTACTTCAAGGCCGAGGACCACTGGAGCAGGACGGACGACGGCGGGACCCGCCTTGACGTGCCGCTGGCACTTTACTGCCGGGCCTCCATGGCGCCCTCGTTCGATGCCGCCGAGCTGTTCAGGCTCACCAAGCAGGGACTGGAATTCTTCAACCAACTGTTTGACTACCCCTATCCGTGGGGCAAGTACGACCAGGCGTTCGTGCCCGAATACAACCTGGGCGCGATGGAAAACCCCGGCCTGGTCACCTTCACGGAAAACTACGTGTTCACTTCGCGGGCCGCCGATTCCCAGTACCAGGGCCGGGCCAACACCCTGCTGCATGAGATGGCGCACATGTGGTTCGGCGACCTCGTGACCATGCACTGGTGGGACGACCTGTGGCTGAAGGAATCCTTCGCGGACTACATGGGCACCCTCGGCGTGGACCGCGCGACGGACTGGGACACAGCCTGGGTCAACTTCGCGAACAATCGCAAGGCCTGGGCCTACGTCCAGGACCAGCTGCCCACCACCCACCCCATCGTCGCAGACATCCCGGACCTCGAGGCGGCCAAGCAGAACTTCGACGGCATCACGTACGCGAAGGGCGCCTCCGTCCTCAAACAGCTCGTGGCGTACGTCGGCTTCGACGCCTTCATTGCCGGGTCCCGGCAGTACTTCAGGGACCACGAGTACGGCAACACCACGCTGGCGGACCTGCTCGGCGCCCTGGCCGGTTCCTCGGGACGGGACCTCACCACCTGGGCTAGGCAGTGGCTCCGGACGTCCGGCATCTCAACGCTGAGCGCCGAACTGGAGACAGCTGAAACGGCTGACCGCACGGCCATTCTCGAGCGGGTCACGCTGCTGCAGGACGCCCCCGATCCCGTCACCGGGCAGCAGGAGCCACGCCCGCACCGGCTGCGCATCGGGCTGTACAACTTCGACGCTGCCGGCATGCTGGTCCGGACTGATTCCGTGGAGACCGACCTGGCCGGCGGGGCCGAGCAAATCACGGCCCTGTCCGGGAAGGCCCGCCCGGCGCTGCTCCTGGTCAATGACGAGGACCTCAGCTATGCCAAGGTCCGGCTGGACCCCGTTTCCGAGGCCACCGTGCGCGCCTCACTGGACCGGATCAGCGATCCCATGGCCCGCGCCCTGTGCTGGTCCGCGCTGTGGAACTCGGCCCGGGACGGCATTGTGCCCGCTTCACAGTACGTGGACGCCGTTCTCCGGTTTGCTTCCGCCGAGTCCGGGATCGGCGTGCTGGTGAACATCCTGGGCAACGCCACCATGGCCCTTGAACAGTACGTGCCGGCCACGGAACGCGAGGGCCTGCGGAAGTCCTTTGCCGAGGGCGCGGCACGGGAACTGTACGCGGCGGAGCCCGGTTCCGACCAGCAGCTTTCCTGGGCCAGGACCCTCGCCACGGTCAGCCGGACCGAGGGCAGCCAGGCGGCGCTGCTCCGCGGGCTGCTGGATGGCAGCGAGCGGGTGCCCGGGCTGGCCGTGGACGCGGAGCTCCGCTGGAGCCTGTGGCACGCGCTGGCGGCCCGGGGCCTGGCCACGGACCAGGAGCTCGACGCCGAGCTGGCCAGGGACACCACGGCCTCGGGACGGGCAGGCCATGCCACGGCGCTGGCGGCCAGGCCTGAGGCGGCGGTCAAGGCCGCGGCCTGGGAAGCAGCGGTCCGCGGGACGGGGCTCTCCAACCAGCTGCTCAGCGCGACGATCGCAGGGTTCAACACAGCCTCCGAAGAACTCCTGGACCCGTTTGTGGAGCCCTACTTCGAATGCCTGCAAAAGGTGTGGGCGGAGCGGAGCATCGAAATCGCGAGCCGGATCGTCCGCGGGCTCTACCCCGGGGTCCGGGACCTGGGCCCGGCCGGGAACCCGGAGGACCATCCCGTGCTGGCACGCACCGACCACTGGCTCTCAGAACACGCGGACGCCCCGCGTGCCCTGCGCCGGATCATCATCGAACAGCGCAGCCACCTGCATCGTTCGCTGGCCGCCCAGGCTCTCTCGGCCGGATGTTAA